One segment of Macrotis lagotis isolate mMagLag1 chromosome 1, bilby.v1.9.chrom.fasta, whole genome shotgun sequence DNA contains the following:
- the LOC141489180 gene encoding uncharacterized protein LOC141489180: MVQPARAAPGRAGPGGGCGRTGRAAAHIGAASSPSASAPASAASWPLRAPAAGRRGPGHMNGAGARAAPERAQRRGRGRGGPGAGPWRHRRQIAPAPLRSAWSPDCGTPASPGDSSPALPALPSPSRRRDLGSVAQVLSSSSGAPHPTPPPRGRLQSSLLFLAHCGTRGPAPEAAFSPILWVRGPGPGGGGWGGSSKQKVLSLLRIVPGSSALPLLFPRSVGGSQGPSPNYQPRTTRPSRRMRAPQTPA, encoded by the coding sequence ATGGTGCAGCCGGCCCGAGcggcgccgggccgggccgggccgggcggcggGTGTGGGCGGACGGGCCGCGCCGCGGCTCACATCGGGGCCGCCTCCTCGCCCTCCGCCTCAGCTCCGGCCTCCGCCGCCTCCTGGCCGCTCCGCGCCCCCGCCGCCGGCCGCCGCGGGCCGGGCCACATGAACGGGGCGGGGGCCCGAGCCGCCCCGGAGCGAGCGCAGCGGCgagggcggggccggggcgggccgggggcaGGCCCCTGGAGGCACCGTCGCCAAATCGCCCCTGCCCCGCTCCGGTCCGCCTGGAGCCCCGACTGCGGCACGCCGGCGTCCCCCGGCGATTCCTCCCCCGCCCTTccggccctcccctccccctcccgccGCCGGGATCTAGGGAGCGTCGCTCAAGTGCTGTCCTCGAGCTCGGGCGCCCCCCACCCTACCCCTCCGCCAAGGGGCCGTCTACAAAGTTCACTCCTGTTCCTCGCCCACTGCGGCACTCGGGGCCCAGCCCCGGAGGCTGCCTTCAGCCCCATCCTCTGGGTCCGAGGAcccgggccggggggcggggggtgggggggatctTCTAAACAGAAAGTCCTAAGCCTATTGCGAATCGTCCCCGGCTCTTCCGCACTCCCCCTTCTCTTCCCGCGATCGGTGGGGGGCAGCCAGGGACCGTCACCAAATTACCAGCCGCGGACGACCCGACCCTCCCGGAGGATGCGAGCTCCGCAGACCCCGGCTTAG